One Nostoc punctiforme PCC 73102 DNA window includes the following coding sequences:
- a CDS encoding HAMP domain-containing protein: MATEQLTRDSDNLDLNQLLRTLNAVKQGDFSARMPIDHTGVAGKIADTLNDIIDQNERMAAELQRIGNVVGKEGKIAERASLGDVRGSWSNCVTSVNTLITDLVQPTAETTRVIRSVANGDLSQTIATEIDGRPLQGEFLQTANIVNTMVDRLGSFASEVTRVAREVGTEGKLGVQAEVQGVAGTWKDLTDNVNLMAGNLTGQVRNIAEVATAIANGDLSKKITVNVKGEILELKNTVNTMVDQLNSFASEVTRVAREVGTEGKLGVQAEVKGVAGTWKDLTDNVNLMAGNLTAQVRNIAEVTTAVANGDLSKKITVDVKGEILELKNTVNIMVDQLNSFASEVTRVAREVGAEGKLGGQAEVRGVAGTWKDLTDSVNFMAGSLTAQVRNIAEVTTAVANGDLSKKITVDVKGEILELKNTINTMVDQLNSFASEVTRVAREVGTEGKLGVQAEVRGVAGTWKDLTDNVNLMAGNLTGQVRNIAEVATAIANGDLSKKITVDVRGEIFELKNTINIMVDQLSSFASEVTRVAREVGSEGKLGVQADVRGVAGTWKDLTDSVNFMAGSLTAQVRNIAEVTTAVATGDLSKKITVDVKGEILELKNTINTMVDQLNSFASEVTRVAREVGSEGKLGVQAEVRGVAGTWKDLTDSVNFMAGSLTAQVRNIAEVTTAVATGDLSKKITVDVKGEILELKNTINTMVDQLSSFASEVTRVAREVGTEGKLGVQAEVKDVAGTWKDLTDSVNFMAGSLTAQVRNIAEVTTAIANGDLSKKITVAVKGEILELKNTINIMVDQLNSFASEVTRVAREVGSEGKLGVQADVRGVAGTWKDLTDSVNFMAGSLTAQVRNIAAVTTAVANGDLSKKISVDVKGEILELKNTVNTMVDQLNSFASEVTRVAREVGTEGKLGVQAEVKGVAGTWKDLTDSVNFMAGSLTAQVRNIAEVTTAVANGDLSKKITVDVKGEIQELKNTINTMVDQLNSFASEVTRVAREVGTEGKLGVQAYVRGVAGTWKDLTDNVNSMAGNLTGQVRNIAEVTKAVANGDLSKKITVDAKGEILDLKNTTNTMVDQLSSFASEVTRVAREVGTEGKLGGQAQVQGVAGTWKDLTDNVNSMAGNLTAQVRGIARVVTAVANGDLKRKLMLDAKGEIETLAETINEMIDTLATFANQVTTVAREVGIEGKLGGQARVPGAAGTWKDLTDNVNELAATLTTQLRAIAEVATAVTKGDLTRSIAVEALGEVAILKDNINQMIANLRETTQKNTEQDWLKTNLAKFTRMLQGQRDLETVSKLILSELAPLVGAQHGVFFLMESGENTPFLKLISSYAYRERRHLANRFHLGEGLVGQCALEKERILLTDVPSDYVRIASGLGEASPLNAVVLPVLFEGQVTAVIELASFRRFSEIHLTFFDQLTESIAIVLNTIAASMRTEELLKQSQSLAEELQTQQNELRETNKRLEQQAQSLKTSEDLLKGQQEELQQTNAELEEKAELLAMQKKEVERKNREIEQARMSLEDKAEQLALSSKYKSEFLANMSHELRTPLNSLLILAKLLADNIDNNLTTKQVEYSQTIYSAGTDLLALINDILDLAKIESGTMSIDMTQMPLVELGEQIERTFRQVAQSKGLAFTIEFTPDLPTTIYTDIKRLQQVLKNLLSNAFKFTEQGEVRLQIAVAKQGWSNDQVTLNRAQNVIAFSVSDTGIGIAPDKQKVIFEAFQQADGSTSRRYGGTGLGLSISREIARLFGGEIKLTSQPGQGSTFTFFFPQLNVEPTSTQLPTPYSLLPTLHSSISTQNSALLSDDRATISMGDRVLLIVEDDVNFARILIDMAQQHGFKVITAQNGSTGLALAQQFYPSAVLLDIRMPEMDGWTVLDRLKHDPNTRHIPVHIMTVEEGQQRSLQLGAIAYLQKPLSSEIISEALVKIKGFVERQVKNLLVVEDDDTQRHSIVELIGNSDVHTTAVATGAEALEAIRTKHFDCLVLDLGLPDMTGFELIEQIKLLPHGKTLPIIVYTGRDISKAQETELRRIAETIIIKDVRSPERLLDETALFLHRVQANLPAPKRQILEQLHSIDYLLAGKKALIVDDDVRNIFALTSMLERYQIQVLYAENGREGINVLENTPDIDVVLMDVMMPEMDGYETTSLIRQNEQFKSLPIIALTAKAMQGDREKCIEAGASDYITKPVDTEQLLSLLRVWLYR; the protein is encoded by the coding sequence ATGGCAACCGAACAGTTAACTAGAGATAGCGATAATCTAGATTTAAATCAGCTACTAAGAACGCTGAATGCTGTTAAACAAGGTGACTTCTCGGCTCGGATGCCCATAGACCATACTGGTGTGGCGGGGAAAATAGCTGACACGCTCAATGATATTATTGACCAGAATGAGCGGATGGCGGCAGAACTACAACGGATTGGTAATGTTGTCGGCAAAGAAGGCAAAATTGCTGAACGTGCCTCTCTCGGAGATGTTCGTGGTTCTTGGTCAAATTGTGTTACTTCTGTCAATACTCTAATTACAGATTTAGTTCAACCAACAGCGGAAACTACGCGGGTAATTCGGTCGGTTGCTAATGGTGATTTATCCCAAACGATCGCAACAGAAATTGACGGCAGACCTCTTCAAGGTGAGTTTCTCCAAACTGCGAATATCGTCAACACGATGGTAGATCGGCTTGGTTCTTTTGCATCAGAAGTTACAAGGGTTGCCCGTGAGGTGGGAACCGAAGGGAAGTTGGGCGTTCAAGCCGAAGTGCAAGGTGTGGCTGGCACTTGGAAAGATTTGACTGATAACGTTAACTTGATGGCTGGTAATCTCACCGGACAAGTTCGCAACATTGCCGAAGTTGCCACTGCGATCGCAAATGGTGACTTATCTAAAAAAATCACTGTAAATGTCAAAGGCGAAATTCTGGAACTAAAAAACACCGTCAACACGATGGTGGATCAGCTTAATTCTTTTGCATCGGAAGTAACGCGAGTTGCCCGTGAAGTTGGAACTGAAGGTAAGTTGGGCGTACAAGCGGAAGTTAAAGGTGTCGCAGGTACTTGGAAGGATCTGACTGACAACGTTAACCTGATGGCTGGAAATTTAACCGCCCAAGTGCGTAATATTGCGGAAGTGACAACGGCAGTAGCAAACGGCGACCTTTCCAAGAAAATCACTGTTGATGTTAAAGGCGAAATTTTAGAGTTGAAAAACACCGTCAACATCATGGTGGATCAACTGAATTCCTTTGCATCGGAAGTAACAAGGGTTGCGCGTGAAGTGGGTGCAGAAGGAAAATTAGGCGGTCAAGCAGAAGTGCGCGGGGTAGCGGGTACGTGGAAAGACCTTACCGACAGCGTGAATTTCATGGCGGGAAGCTTGACGGCACAGGTGCGGAATATTGCCGAAGTGACAACGGCGGTAGCGAATGGTGACTTATCCAAGAAAATCACCGTCGATGTCAAAGGCGAAATTCTGGAGTTGAAAAACACCATCAACACAATGGTGGATCAACTTAATTCCTTTGCATCAGAAGTAACAAGAGTTGCCCGTGAGGTGGGAACTGAAGGGAAGTTGGGCGTACAAGCGGAAGTCCGGGGAGTTGCGGGGACTTGGAAAGATCTAACCGACAACGTGAACTTAATGGCGGGTAATCTCACCGGACAGGTGCGAAATATTGCCGAAGTTGCTACTGCGATCGCAAATGGCGATCTATCTAAGAAAATCACCGTCGATGTTAGAGGTGAAATTTTTGAACTCAAAAATACCATCAATATAATGGTGGATCAACTCAGTTCCTTTGCATCAGAAGTAACGCGGGTTGCGCGTGAAGTGGGAAGTGAAGGTAAACTGGGTGTGCAAGCTGATGTGCGCGGTGTCGCGGGTACTTGGAAAGATTTAACTGACAGCGTGAACTTCATGGCGGGAAGTTTGACGGCGCAGGTGCGGAATATTGCTGAAGTAACAACGGCGGTTGCAACTGGCGACTTATCCAAGAAAATCACTGTCGATGTCAAAGGTGAAATTCTGGAACTCAAAAATACCATCAACACAATGGTGGATCAACTCAATTCCTTTGCATCAGAAGTAACACGGGTGGCGCGTGAAGTGGGAAGTGAAGGTAAACTTGGCGTGCAAGCAGAAGTGCGCGGCGTGGCTGGCACTTGGAAAGATTTAACTGACAGCGTGAACTTCATGGCGGGAAGTTTGACGGCGCAGGTGCGGAATATTGCTGAAGTAACAACGGCGGTTGCAACAGGCGACTTATCCAAGAAAATCACTGTCGATGTGAAAGGTGAAATTCTGGAGTTGAAAAATACCATTAATACAATGGTGGATCAACTAAGTTCCTTTGCTAGTGAAGTGACGCGAGTCGCCCGTGAGGTGGGAACTGAAGGTAAATTGGGCGTACAAGCGGAAGTGAAAGACGTTGCAGGAACTTGGAAAGATTTAACCGACAGCGTGAATTTCATGGCGGGAAGCTTGACGGCACAGGTGCGGAACATTGCCGAAGTGACAACTGCGATCGCAAATGGTGACTTATCCAAGAAAATTACTGTTGCCGTCAAAGGCGAAATTCTGGAGTTGAAAAATACCATCAATATAATGGTGGATCAACTCAACTCTTTTGCAAGTGAAGTTACAAGAGTTGCCCGTGAGGTGGGAAGCGAGGGAAAACTGGGTGTGCAAGCAGATGTGCGCGGCGTAGCTGGCACTTGGAAAGATTTAACTGACAGCGTAAACTTCATGGCGGGAAGCTTAACGGCACAGGTGCGAAACATTGCCGCCGTTACCACCGCCGTAGCTAATGGCGACTTATCTAAGAAAATCTCCGTTGATGTTAAAGGTGAAATTTTAGAGTTGAAAAACACCGTCAACACAATGGTGGATCAACTCAACTCCTTTGCAAGTGAAGTGACGCGGGTGGCGCGGGAGGTGGGAACAGAAGGGAAGTTGGGCGTACAAGCAGAAGTTAAAGGTGTAGCCGGCACTTGGAAAGATTTAACTGACAGCGTAAACTTCATGGCAGGAAGTTTGACGGCACAGGTGCGGAACATTGCCGAAGTTACGACAGCCGTAGCTAACGGCGACTTATCCAAGAAAATCACCGTTGATGTGAAAGGTGAAATTCAGGAACTCAAAAACACCATCAACACAATGGTGGATCAGCTAAATTCCTTTGCATCAGAAGTTACAAGGGTTGCCCGTGAGGTGGGAACGGAAGGTAAACTTGGCGTGCAAGCCTACGTCAGGGGAGTTGCTGGCACTTGGAAAGATTTGACGGACAACGTGAACTCGATGGCGGGAAACCTCACCGGACAAGTTCGCAACATCGCGGAAGTTACCAAGGCGGTAGCGAATGGCGACTTATCTAAAAAAATTACCGTCGATGCCAAAGGCGAAATTTTGGACTTGAAGAACACCACTAACACAATGGTGGATCAACTCAGTTCCTTTGCCAGTGAAGTAACGCGGGTGGCGCGGGAAGTGGGAACTGAAGGGAAGTTGGGCGGACAAGCGCAAGTCCAAGGTGTTGCAGGGACTTGGAAAGATTTAACAGATAACGTTAACTCGATGGCGGGGAACTTAACGGCACAAGTACGCGGTATCGCCAGAGTTGTAACGGCAGTTGCTAACGGTGACTTAAAACGAAAACTAATGTTAGATGCCAAGGGAGAAATTGAAACCTTGGCAGAGACAATCAACGAGATGATTGATACCCTTGCGACATTTGCCAATCAGGTAACTACAGTAGCGCGAGAAGTGGGAATCGAAGGGAAGTTAGGCGGACAAGCTAGAGTACCAGGCGCGGCTGGAACTTGGAAAGATTTGACAGATAACGTGAACGAACTGGCTGCTACACTGACAACTCAGTTGCGAGCGATCGCAGAAGTTGCTACAGCTGTAACTAAAGGTGATTTAACTCGTTCAATTGCCGTCGAAGCATTAGGGGAAGTAGCAATACTCAAAGACAACATCAACCAGATGATTGCCAATCTGCGGGAGACAACGCAGAAAAATACTGAGCAAGATTGGTTGAAAACTAACCTAGCTAAATTTACCCGAATGCTGCAAGGGCAGCGAGACTTGGAAACCGTATCTAAATTGATTCTCTCAGAACTAGCGCCCTTGGTAGGAGCGCAACACGGCGTATTCTTCCTGATGGAGTCTGGAGAAAATACACCGTTTTTAAAACTAATTAGTAGCTACGCTTACCGCGAACGCAGACATTTGGCTAACCGCTTCCACTTGGGTGAAGGTTTGGTGGGACAATGCGCTTTAGAAAAAGAGCGGATTCTCTTAACTGATGTACCAAGTGATTATGTCAGAATTGCCTCTGGTTTAGGAGAAGCGTCTCCACTTAATGCCGTAGTGTTACCTGTACTTTTTGAAGGACAGGTGACAGCAGTTATAGAATTAGCTTCCTTCCGCCGCTTTAGCGAAATACATCTGACATTCTTCGACCAGCTTACCGAAAGTATAGCGATCGTCCTCAACACGATCGCAGCTTCCATGCGAACTGAAGAATTACTCAAGCAATCCCAATCTTTGGCTGAAGAACTCCAAACCCAGCAAAATGAACTCCGAGAAACCAACAAGCGCTTAGAACAACAAGCCCAATCACTCAAAACCTCAGAAGATTTACTCAAAGGACAGCAAGAGGAACTGCAACAGACTAACGCTGAGTTAGAAGAAAAGGCAGAGTTGTTAGCTATGCAGAAAAAAGAAGTCGAGCGCAAAAATCGGGAAATCGAACAAGCAAGAATGTCTTTGGAAGACAAGGCTGAACAACTCGCCCTTTCTTCAAAATACAAATCAGAGTTTCTCGCCAATATGTCTCATGAACTGCGGACACCGCTAAATAGCTTGTTAATTTTGGCGAAGTTGTTGGCAGATAATATAGATAACAACCTTACTACCAAGCAAGTTGAATACAGCCAGACAATTTACTCAGCCGGTACTGACTTGTTGGCATTAATCAATGACATTCTGGATCTCGCTAAAATTGAATCTGGAACTATGTCAATTGACATGACCCAAATGCCCTTGGTAGAGTTAGGCGAACAAATTGAGCGCACCTTCCGGCAAGTTGCTCAGAGCAAAGGACTCGCCTTTACAATTGAATTTACTCCCGACTTACCCACAACCATCTATACAGATATTAAACGCTTACAACAAGTGTTAAAAAATCTCCTCTCCAACGCTTTTAAATTTACAGAGCAAGGGGAAGTCCGCTTGCAGATTGCGGTGGCAAAACAGGGATGGAGCAACGACCAAGTAACTTTAAATCGCGCTCAAAATGTCATCGCCTTCTCAGTTAGCGATACAGGGATTGGCATTGCACCCGACAAGCAAAAAGTTATTTTCGAGGCATTTCAGCAAGCCGATGGCTCTACCAGTCGGAGATACGGCGGTACTGGATTAGGCTTATCAATTAGCCGCGAAATCGCCCGTCTCTTTGGCGGCGAAATTAAACTAACAAGTCAACCGGGTCAAGGTAGCACCTTTACATTCTTTTTCCCACAATTGAATGTTGAGCCTACATCAACACAACTCCCTACTCCCTACTCCCTACTTCCCACTCTCCACTCCTCAATCAGCACTCAGAACTCAGCACTCCTCAGTGACGATCGCGCTACTATTAGCATGGGTGATCGCGTTTTGTTAATCGTCGAGGACGACGTGAATTTTGCCCGTATCCTCATAGATATGGCGCAACAGCATGGATTTAAAGTGATAACAGCCCAAAATGGCAGTACAGGTTTAGCATTAGCGCAGCAATTCTATCCTTCAGCCGTTTTACTAGATATCCGAATGCCAGAAATGGATGGTTGGACGGTATTGGATCGCCTCAAACATGACCCAAATACCCGCCACATTCCCGTACACATTATGACCGTTGAAGAAGGGCAACAGCGCAGTTTGCAACTAGGTGCGATCGCATATCTGCAAAAGCCCTTAAGCAGCGAGATAATATCCGAGGCATTGGTCAAAATTAAGGGTTTTGTTGAACGCCAGGTGAAAAATTTATTGGTAGTCGAAGACGATGACACTCAACGGCATAGCATTGTCGAACTAATTGGCAACAGCGATGTTCATACTACTGCTGTTGCCACAGGTGCAGAAGCCCTAGAAGCCATCCGCACCAAGCATTTTGATTGCCTGGTTCTCGATTTAGGGCTACCCGACATGACCGGGTTTGAATTGATCGAGCAGATTAAGCTTCTACCTCACGGCAAAACATTGCCCATCATTGTCTACACCGGTAGAGACATTAGCAAAGCTCAAGAAACTGAATTGAGACGGATTGCCGAAACAATTATCATTAAAGATGTGCGATCGCCCGAACGTCTCCTCGATGAAACAGCATTATTTTTACACCGAGTCCAAGCAAATTTACCTGCACCCAAACGACAAATACTTGAACAATTGCATTCCATAGATTACTTACTCGCTGGCAAGAAAGCGCTAATTGTAGACGACGATGTGCGTAATATTTTCGCGCTGACAAGTATGCTGGAGCGTTATCAAATACAAGTGTTATACGCTGAAAATGGCAGAGAGGGGATTAACGTATTAGAAAATACACCAGATATTGATGTCGTTTTGATGGATGTAATGATGCCAGAAATGGACGGTTACGAAACAACAAGCTTAATCCGCCAAAACGAGCAATTTAAATCTTTGCCGATTATTGCACTGACAGCTAAAGCCATGCAAGGCGATCGCGAGAAGTGTATTGAAGCGGGTGCATCAGACTACATCACCAAACCCGTAGATACTGAACAACTGCTTTCACTCTTGCGTGTTTGGCTATACCGTTAA
- a CDS encoding IS701-like element ISNpu5 family transposase: MVEPRSPIKTVKFVDEYCLWYKNLFSDVRNFEAFKYLHIGCISDLKRKSLPEIAKIVGLDNYQGLHHFLTTPSWSVEQLRALRLQLILEVLKGRPIILIIDETGDKKKGNTTDYVKRQYIGNLGKVENGVVAVTAYGMFCGMTFPLLFEVYKPREKLKPGDKYLTKPQIGAMLIRKLQLMGFKFNLVLADSLYGESSTNFIPVLDELDLNYLVAIRSNHSVALLKGQYTQYLNWHKFKRVFSDLSSENRFIREIIHGKRSNHRYWQITTDTLNLPGNSTWYVMSKYPDITPREVGNFYGFRTWVEYGLKQSKNQLGWADYRFTCYEDIERWWEIICSAYLMVSLHSESLRPYPLDSQSTFASHQRWDNGKGWKNILNNLRLILQPFTLFNLIQPWLSVFPIPHLSLGFAKLQSVVYYLTYPTFISLTDPDFYFSSA, from the coding sequence ATGGTAGAGCCTCGTTCACCCATAAAAACCGTCAAGTTTGTGGATGAATATTGCTTATGGTATAAAAACCTGTTTTCAGATGTTAGGAATTTTGAAGCTTTCAAATATCTACATATAGGATGTATTTCCGATTTAAAACGGAAAAGTCTACCTGAAATAGCGAAAATTGTCGGGCTAGATAACTATCAAGGACTACATCATTTCTTAACTACACCATCATGGTCAGTAGAACAGTTAAGAGCTTTGCGATTACAACTAATTTTAGAGGTACTAAAAGGAAGACCAATCATTTTAATTATTGATGAAACAGGAGATAAAAAGAAAGGTAATACCACAGATTATGTGAAACGTCAGTACATAGGCAATTTAGGAAAAGTAGAGAATGGCGTTGTGGCAGTCACAGCTTACGGTATGTTCTGTGGAATGACATTTCCACTGCTGTTTGAAGTATACAAGCCACGAGAAAAATTAAAGCCAGGAGACAAATATCTTACTAAGCCTCAAATCGGGGCAATGCTAATACGCAAGCTACAGTTAATGGGATTCAAATTCAACTTGGTACTAGCAGATAGCTTATATGGTGAGAGTAGCACAAATTTTATACCCGTATTAGATGAATTAGATTTAAATTATCTAGTAGCAATTCGCTCAAACCATTCTGTAGCATTGCTTAAAGGTCAGTATACTCAATATTTAAACTGGCATAAGTTTAAAAGAGTATTCTCTGACTTAAGTAGTGAGAATCGGTTTATTAGAGAAATAATACATGGCAAACGTAGCAATCATAGGTATTGGCAAATTACTACAGACACTCTTAACTTACCTGGAAACTCTACCTGGTATGTAATGAGTAAATACCCAGACATTACACCAAGAGAAGTTGGGAATTTCTATGGCTTTAGGACATGGGTTGAGTATGGTTTAAAACAAAGTAAGAATCAGTTAGGTTGGGCAGATTATCGTTTTACTTGCTATGAAGATATTGAACGGTGGTGGGAGATTATTTGTAGCGCCTACTTAATGGTTAGTCTTCATTCAGAATCTCTGCGCCCTTATCCCCTAGATTCTCAATCAACATTTGCTTCACATCAGAGGTGGGATAATGGTAAAGGTTGGAAGAATATTCTCAATAATCTCCGTCTCATCCTTCAACCTTTTACCCTATTTAATTTAATTCAGCCTTGGCTTTCAGTTTTTCCTATTCCTCATTTATCTTTGGGATTTGCTAAACTCCAATCTGTTGTTTATTACCTTACCTATCCTACTTTTATATCCCTGACTGACCCTGATTTCTATTTTTCCTCTGCCTAA
- the cas2 gene encoding CRISPR-associated endonuclease Cas2, with amino-acid sequence MYIVVSYDIPEDKRRTKIHSILKSYGQWMQLSVFECDVTPTQYAKLRSRLAKLIKPDTDSVRFYFLCGCCQRKIERIGGEQPRDETIFFAESPSG; translated from the coding sequence ATGTATATTGTTGTCAGCTACGACATTCCAGAAGATAAGCGTCGTACTAAAATCCATTCGATTCTTAAGTCTTATGGACAATGGATGCAACTGAGTGTATTTGAGTGCGATGTCACTCCCACTCAGTATGCTAAACTGCGATCGCGTTTAGCCAAATTGATTAAACCCGACACCGATAGCGTGCGCTTTTATTTTCTCTGTGGCTGTTGTCAGCGAAAAATCGAACGTATTGGTGGAGAACAGCCACGAGACGAAACAATTTTCTTTGCTGAGTCCCCTTCTGGCTAG
- the cas1d gene encoding type I-D CRISPR-associated endonuclease Cas1d, translating into MGTLYVTQADAFIGKVDERLTVKSEQKTIMDIPLIKLEGIVVLGRATISPAVVSELLERHICLTFLTQNGRYLGRLEPEVTKNIFVRKAQWQAVGESQPAIHLVRGFVRGKLKNYRHSLLRTQREHPDTDLNNNITRLENAIAPIEKTSSIDSLRGLEGAGSAAYFGCFQQLIKTPEFRFEARRRRPPTDPVNALLSFGYSLLRHDVQSALNIVGFDPYLGYLHVERYGRPSLALDLMEEFRPLIVDAVVLSLINKRSLTLTDFTTEPLSGAVSLTKEGLHTFLRAYQQKKLSEFKHPVMGNKCTYQESFEIQARLLAKYLMNEIDKYPPLVLK; encoded by the coding sequence ATGGGAACACTTTACGTAACACAAGCCGATGCTTTTATCGGCAAAGTTGATGAACGTCTCACCGTCAAATCTGAACAAAAAACTATCATGGATATCCCTTTAATTAAACTAGAAGGGATTGTAGTATTAGGGCGGGCTACTATTTCTCCCGCCGTTGTCAGTGAACTTTTAGAACGTCATATCTGCTTAACATTTCTCACACAAAACGGACGATATTTAGGGCGTTTAGAACCAGAAGTTACCAAAAATATCTTTGTTCGTAAAGCCCAATGGCAAGCTGTGGGAGAATCACAACCAGCAATACATTTAGTCAGAGGATTTGTACGGGGTAAATTGAAAAATTACCGCCATAGCTTACTTCGCACTCAGCGAGAACATCCTGATACTGACCTGAATAATAACATCACTCGATTGGAAAACGCGATCGCACCAATCGAAAAAACTAGCAGTATTGATTCTCTCAGAGGCTTAGAAGGTGCTGGTAGTGCAGCCTATTTCGGTTGCTTTCAACAGTTAATTAAAACCCCAGAATTCCGATTTGAAGCCAGACGCCGCCGTCCGCCAACCGATCCGGTTAATGCCCTACTGAGTTTTGGGTATTCATTACTACGTCATGATGTGCAAAGTGCTTTAAATATTGTTGGCTTCGATCCTTATCTAGGATACTTACACGTCGAACGTTATGGTAGACCTTCCCTAGCTTTGGACTTGATGGAAGAATTTCGTCCTTTAATAGTGGATGCTGTAGTGTTGTCGCTGATTAACAAGCGATCGCTAACCCTAACTGACTTTACCACCGAACCGCTCAGTGGTGCTGTGTCTTTAACTAAAGAAGGACTGCATACATTTCTTCGCGCCTACCAACAAAAGAAACTATCGGAGTTCAAACATCCAGTCATGGGAAACAAATGCACCTACCAAGAATCCTTTGAAATTCAAGCGAGGTTACTGGCTAAATACCTGATGAACGAAATCGATAAATATCCCCCCTTAGTTCTCAAATAA
- the cas4 gene encoding CRISPR-associated protein Cas4 produces MNQTEYISIAALNQYAYCPHRCWRMFCAGEFTDNQYTIEGTTLHDRVHTTSDIQRGETWQVRAIWLKSEQYKLIGKSDLIEAESGQVYPVEYKRGRKGEWDNDELQVCAQALCLEEMTGEPVTTGYIYYAHSHQRQLVEINQELRNSAIATIESVTNLLETGAMPKPVYSKRCQGCSLYSQCLPKATDKVKSYQEVN; encoded by the coding sequence ATGAATCAAACCGAATATATTTCGATTGCGGCGCTGAATCAATACGCCTATTGTCCGCATCGCTGTTGGCGGATGTTTTGTGCGGGCGAGTTTACTGATAATCAATACACAATTGAAGGCACAACTTTACACGATCGCGTCCACACTACAAGCGATATACAGCGAGGAGAAACTTGGCAAGTTCGGGCAATTTGGCTCAAGTCTGAGCAATACAAACTCATCGGGAAATCTGATTTAATTGAAGCAGAATCTGGTCAAGTTTATCCAGTGGAATACAAACGGGGACGCAAAGGCGAATGGGATAACGATGAGTTACAAGTTTGTGCCCAAGCCTTATGTTTAGAAGAAATGACAGGAGAACCAGTTACTACTGGATATATCTATTATGCTCACTCCCATCAACGGCAATTAGTAGAGATTAATCAAGAGTTGCGAAATAGTGCGATCGCTACTATTGAATCTGTGACAAATCTCCTAGAAACAGGAGCAATGCCAAAACCAGTTTACAGCAAACGCTGCCAAGGATGCAGTCTTTATTCGCAATGTTTACCCAAAGCAACCGATAAAGTCAAAAGTTACCAAGAAGTAAATTAA
- the cas6 gene encoding CRISPR-associated endoribonuclease Cas6, whose protein sequence is MPHSLVLNLLPQSPIPPQYLTGRHLHALFLTLVSSVDSTLGDRLHDSTADKAFTLSPLQISNTNSPLLKGGKGGSKLQYSHQQPIPAGTPCWWRISLLDDTLFGKLTQLWLNLNPNRPWHLGPADLYITSIQGTPQSIQPWANANTYAQLYEEASDGNSSINLTFSTPTAFRQGQYDTTLPTRESVFNSLLSRWNKYSGIEFSQIAIESIFPSFVNIHTEILADSRSKFIGIIGEVTYKILGAVEPIQIKQINALADFALYTGVGRKTTMGMGMTRQMYSP, encoded by the coding sequence ATGCCTCATAGTTTAGTGTTGAATTTGCTACCTCAATCGCCCATTCCACCACAATATCTTACAGGTAGACATCTCCACGCCCTATTTTTAACCCTTGTTAGTTCTGTAGATAGCACATTGGGCGATCGCTTACACGATTCCACTGCTGATAAAGCTTTCACCCTCTCACCTCTACAAATTAGTAATACAAACTCTCCCCTTTTGAAGGGTGGTAAGGGGGGATCTAAATTGCAATACTCACATCAACAACCCATTCCCGCCGGAACTCCTTGTTGGTGGCGCATCTCTCTATTAGATGACACTTTATTTGGCAAACTTACCCAACTCTGGCTAAATCTTAATCCCAATCGCCCTTGGCATCTTGGCCCGGCTGACTTGTATATTACCAGCATTCAAGGCACACCCCAATCTATTCAACCTTGGGCAAATGCTAATACTTATGCTCAATTATACGAAGAAGCTAGCGATGGTAATTCTTCCATTAACCTTACTTTTTCCACGCCTACCGCCTTCCGTCAAGGACAGTATGACACTACCCTTCCTACCAGAGAATCTGTCTTTAATTCCCTACTTTCGCGGTGGAATAAATACAGTGGGATAGAATTTTCTCAGATTGCGATCGAGTCAATCTTTCCCTCATTTGTCAATATTCACACAGAAATATTAGCTGATTCCCGCAGCAAATTTATTGGCATTATTGGCGAAGTTACCTATAAGATTTTAGGGGCAGTTGAACCAATACAAATTAAGCAGATTAACGCTTTAGCTGACTTTGCTTTATATACTGGTGTCGGCAGAAAAACAACAATGGGTATGGGAATGACGCGACAGATGTATTCTCCATAA